In one Pseudomonas hydrolytica genomic region, the following are encoded:
- the kdsA gene encoding 3-deoxy-8-phosphooctulonate synthase — MAQKIIKVRDIEIANDKPFVLFGGINVLESRDLAMQACEEYVRVTEKLGIPYVFKASFDKANRSSITSFRGPGLEEGMKIFEEVKKTFGVPVITDVHEPHQAAVVAEVCDIIQLPAFLSRQTDLVVAMAKTGAVINIKKAQFLAPQEMKHILTKCEEAGNDQLILCERGSSFGYNNLVVDMLGFGIMKQFEYPVFFDVTHALQMPGGRADSAGGRRAQVTDLAKAGMSQGLAGLFLEAHPDPENAKCDGPCALRLNKLEPFLTQLKQLDDLVKSFPPIETA; from the coding sequence ATGGCGCAGAAGATCATCAAGGTTCGCGATATCGAGATCGCCAACGACAAGCCGTTCGTGCTGTTCGGTGGCATCAACGTGCTCGAGTCGCGTGACCTGGCCATGCAGGCCTGCGAGGAATACGTGCGGGTGACCGAGAAGCTCGGCATCCCCTACGTGTTCAAGGCCAGCTTCGACAAGGCCAACCGTTCCTCCATCACCTCCTTCCGCGGCCCTGGCCTGGAAGAGGGCATGAAGATCTTCGAAGAGGTGAAGAAGACCTTCGGCGTACCGGTGATCACCGACGTCCACGAGCCGCATCAGGCGGCTGTTGTGGCCGAAGTGTGCGACATCATCCAGCTGCCGGCCTTCCTCTCGCGGCAGACCGACCTGGTGGTGGCCATGGCCAAGACCGGTGCGGTGATCAACATCAAGAAGGCGCAGTTTCTCGCCCCGCAGGAAATGAAGCACATCCTCACCAAGTGCGAAGAGGCCGGTAACGATCAACTGATCCTCTGCGAGCGCGGTTCCTCCTTCGGTTACAACAACCTGGTGGTGGACATGCTCGGCTTCGGCATCATGAAGCAGTTCGAATACCCGGTGTTCTTCGACGTGACCCACGCCCTGCAGATGCCGGGTGGTCGCGCCGACTCCGCTGGTGGCCGTCGTGCCCAGGTCACCGACCTGGCCAAGGCCGGCATGAGCCAGGGTCTGGCCGGTCTGTTCCTCGAGGCGCATCCGGACCCGGAAAACGCCAAGTGCGATGGCCCGTGCGCCTTGCGCCTGAACAAGCTGGAGCCTTTCCTCACCCAGCTCAAGCAGCTTGACGATCTGGTGAAGAGTTTTCCGCCAATCGAGACTGCCTGA
- the eno gene encoding phosphopyruvate hydratase, protein MAKIVDIKGREVLDSRGNPTVEADVILEGGIVGSACAPSGASTGSREALELRDGDKSRYLGKGVLKAVANINGPIRDLLLGKDATDQQALDRAMIELDGTENKAKLGANAILAVSLAAAKAAAQAKGVPLYAHIADLNGTPGVYSMPVPMMNIINGGEHADNNVDIQEFMVQPVGAKNFADALRMGAEIFHHLKAVLKARGLNTAVGDEGGFAPNLASNEDALAAIAEAVANAGYKLGDDVTLALDCASSEFFKDGKYDLEGEGKVFDAAGFADYLAGLTQRYPIISIEDGMDESDWAGWKVLTDKIGAKVQLVGDDLFVTNTKILKRGIDEKIGNSILIKFNQIGSLTETLEAIQMAKAAGFTAVISHRSGETEDSTIADLAVGTAAGQIKTGSLCRSDRVSKYNQLLRIEEQLGGKAPYKGRAEFRG, encoded by the coding sequence ATGGCAAAGATCGTCGACATCAAGGGTCGTGAGGTTCTCGACTCCCGTGGCAACCCCACCGTGGAAGCCGATGTAATTCTGGAAGGTGGCATTGTCGGCAGCGCGTGCGCTCCGTCCGGCGCCTCCACCGGCTCGCGCGAGGCGCTGGAGCTGCGTGACGGCGACAAGAGCCGTTACCTGGGCAAGGGCGTGCTGAAAGCCGTCGCCAACATCAACGGCCCGATTCGCGACCTGCTGCTGGGTAAGGACGCGACCGATCAGCAGGCGCTGGACCGCGCGATGATCGAGCTCGACGGTACCGAGAACAAGGCCAAGCTGGGCGCCAACGCCATCCTCGCCGTGTCCCTGGCCGCTGCCAAAGCCGCTGCTCAGGCCAAGGGCGTGCCGCTGTATGCGCACATCGCCGACCTGAACGGCACCCCGGGTGTCTACTCCATGCCAGTGCCGATGATGAACATCATCAATGGCGGCGAGCATGCCGATAACAACGTCGACATCCAGGAGTTCATGGTCCAGCCGGTCGGCGCCAAGAATTTCGCCGATGCCCTGCGCATGGGCGCCGAAATCTTCCACCACCTCAAAGCCGTACTGAAGGCCCGTGGCCTGAACACTGCCGTGGGTGACGAAGGCGGCTTCGCGCCGAACCTGGCCTCCAACGAAGACGCCCTGGCCGCCATCGCCGAGGCCGTGGCCAACGCCGGCTACAAGCTGGGTGACGACGTGACCCTGGCGCTGGACTGCGCTTCCAGCGAATTCTTCAAGGACGGCAAGTACGACCTGGAAGGCGAGGGCAAGGTATTCGACGCCGCCGGTTTCGCCGACTACCTGGCTGGCCTGACCCAGCGTTACCCGATCATCTCCATCGAAGACGGCATGGACGAGTCGGACTGGGCTGGCTGGAAGGTGCTGACCGACAAGATCGGCGCCAAGGTGCAGTTGGTTGGCGACGACCTGTTCGTGACCAACACCAAGATCCTCAAGCGCGGCATCGACGAGAAGATCGGCAACTCGATCCTGATCAAGTTCAACCAGATCGGCTCGCTGACCGAGACCCTGGAAGCCATCCAGATGGCCAAGGCCGCCGGCTTTACCGCGGTGATCTCGCACCGCAGCGGCGAAACCGAAGACAGCACCATCGCCGATCTGGCCGTGGGTACTGCCGCAGGTCAGATCAAGACCGGTTCGCTGTGCCGTTCCGACCGCGTTTCCAAGTACAACCAGCTGCTGCGCATCGAAGAGCAGCTGGGCGGCAAGGCTCCGTACAAGGGCCGTGCCGAGTTCCGCGGCTGA
- a CDS encoding septum formation initiator family protein produces MRSPYWLFIVLILLLAGLQYRLWIGDGSLAAASRLQQQIAEQQGENERLLERNRILEAEVMELKRGMETVEERARHELGMLKEGETLYLLTE; encoded by the coding sequence ATGCGTAGTCCGTATTGGCTGTTCATCGTGCTGATCCTTTTGCTGGCCGGTCTGCAGTATCGACTGTGGATAGGCGATGGCAGCCTGGCTGCCGCGAGCCGTCTGCAGCAACAGATCGCCGAGCAGCAGGGCGAGAACGAGCGCCTGCTGGAACGCAACCGCATCCTCGAGGCCGAGGTGATGGAGCTCAAGCGCGGCATGGAGACCGTGGAAGAGCGGGCGCGTCATGAGCTGGGCATGCTCAAAGAGGGCGAAACCCTCTATCTGCTGACCGAATGA
- the ispD gene encoding 2-C-methyl-D-erythritol 4-phosphate cytidylyltransferase produces the protein MSTKFWLVVPAAGVGARMAADRPKQYLQVGGRCVIEHTLDCFLDHPDLLGAVVCLAADDPYWPQLAVASDPRVRRAPGGRERADSVLAGLDALQAAGAGEQDWVLVHDAARPNLAREDLQRLLAVLADDPVGGLLAVPVRDTLKRADADGRVAQTVDRSQIWQAYTPQMFRLGALSQALRGALAAGVPITDEASALEWCGQSSRLVEGRADNLKITRPEDLAWLRQAWVERDRQR, from the coding sequence ATGAGCACGAAATTCTGGCTGGTGGTCCCGGCCGCCGGCGTCGGTGCGCGAATGGCCGCTGATCGGCCCAAGCAGTACCTGCAAGTCGGCGGGCGCTGCGTCATCGAACACACCCTCGACTGTTTTCTCGATCATCCCGACCTGTTGGGCGCCGTGGTGTGCCTGGCTGCGGACGACCCCTACTGGCCGCAACTGGCAGTAGCCAGTGATCCGCGCGTAAGGCGTGCGCCAGGCGGGCGTGAGCGCGCCGACTCGGTACTGGCGGGGCTCGATGCGTTGCAGGCGGCCGGCGCAGGTGAGCAAGACTGGGTGCTGGTGCACGATGCAGCGCGGCCCAATCTGGCGCGCGAAGATTTGCAACGGTTGCTGGCCGTTCTGGCGGACGACCCGGTCGGCGGTCTGCTCGCGGTGCCTGTGCGTGACACCCTCAAGCGTGCCGACGCGGATGGGCGGGTGGCGCAAACCGTCGATCGCAGCCAGATTTGGCAGGCCTATACGCCCCAGATGTTCCGCCTTGGGGCGCTGAGCCAGGCGCTGCGTGGCGCGCTGGCGGCAGGCGTGCCGATCACCGATGAGGCCTCCGCGCTGGAGTGGTGCGGGCAATCATCGCGTCTGGTGGAGGGGCGGGCGGACAATCTCAAGATCACCCGCCCCGAGGACCTGGCCTGGTTACGCCAGGCCTGGGTCGAACGCGACCGGCAGCGCTGA
- a CDS encoding HPF/RaiA family ribosome-associated protein — protein MQVMVNSDNHIHGSAALEDRVRGRVTDKLKRFEDHLTRIEVHFNDENSHKSGGQDKRCQLEARLKGRDPVSVSHNADQLEQALEGAIDKLGTVLERNIGKQRPS, from the coding sequence ATGCAAGTCATGGTCAACAGCGATAACCACATCCACGGTTCTGCCGCCCTGGAAGACCGAGTACGCGGTCGGGTCACCGACAAACTCAAGCGTTTCGAGGATCATCTGACCCGCATCGAAGTGCATTTCAACGACGAGAACAGCCACAAGAGCGGCGGCCAGGACAAGCGCTGCCAACTGGAGGCTCGCCTCAAGGGTCGAGACCCGGTCTCGGTCAGCCATAACGCCGATCAGTTGGAACAGGCACTGGAGGGCGCCATCGACAAGCTCGGTACGGTGCTGGAACGCAATATCGGCAAGCAGCGCCCCAGCTGA
- a CDS encoding LysR substrate-binding domain-containing protein, which yields MNRWEGLDEFVAVAECGQFSAAAERLGLSTSQVSRQVARLEERLQSRLFYRSTRRVALTEAGQLFLQHCQRLQDAREEALRAVGDLGAEPKGLLRMTCAVAYGERFIVPLVNDFMARHPQLRVEIELSNRQLDLLHEGLDLAIRLGRLQDSRLMAARLAPREMYLCAAPEYLQRYGRPHSLSELARHNCLIGSSDHWSFVDNGRETQLRVQGNWRCNSGQAVLDAALRGFGLCQLPDYYVLEHLASGALVSLLQQHRPPNTAVWALYPQQRHLSPKVRQLVDHLKAGLSERIEYLPQQNVTANG from the coding sequence ATGAATCGCTGGGAAGGGCTCGACGAATTCGTCGCCGTCGCAGAATGCGGCCAGTTCAGCGCCGCCGCCGAGCGCCTGGGGCTGTCCACGTCACAAGTCAGCCGCCAGGTGGCACGCCTGGAAGAACGCCTGCAGAGCCGCCTGTTCTACCGCAGCACCAGGCGGGTGGCGCTGACCGAGGCCGGCCAGTTGTTTCTGCAACACTGCCAGCGCCTGCAGGATGCCCGCGAAGAAGCCCTGCGCGCGGTTGGCGATCTCGGCGCTGAACCCAAGGGGCTGCTGCGCATGACCTGCGCGGTAGCGTATGGCGAGCGTTTCATCGTGCCGCTGGTCAACGACTTCATGGCGCGGCATCCGCAGTTGCGCGTGGAGATAGAACTGTCCAACCGCCAGCTCGACCTGCTGCACGAAGGCCTGGACCTGGCCATACGCCTGGGTCGCCTGCAGGACTCGCGCCTGATGGCCGCGCGCCTGGCCCCGCGAGAAATGTACCTGTGCGCGGCCCCCGAGTATCTGCAGCGCTACGGGCGCCCGCACTCGCTCTCCGAACTGGCCCGACACAACTGCCTGATCGGCAGCAGCGATCACTGGAGCTTCGTCGACAACGGACGGGAGACGCAGTTGCGCGTGCAGGGCAACTGGCGCTGCAACAGCGGCCAGGCGGTACTCGATGCGGCGCTGCGTGGTTTCGGCCTGTGCCAGCTACCCGATTACTACGTGCTGGAGCATCTGGCCAGCGGCGCACTGGTGTCCCTGCTGCAACAGCACCGCCCGCCGAATACCGCGGTCTGGGCGCTCTACCCGCAGCAACGGCATCTCTCGCCGAAAGTGCGCCAACTGGTCGACCACCTCAAGGCGGGCTTGAGCGAGCGCATCGAGTACCTCCCGCAACAGAATGTCACAGCCAACGGTTGA
- a CDS encoding S-(hydroxymethyl)glutathione dehydrogenase/class III alcohol dehydrogenase: MIKSRAAVAFAPNEPLKIVEVDVAPPKAGEVLVRIVATGVCHTDAYTLSGQDSEGVFPCILGHEGGGIVEAVGEGVTSLAVGDHVIPLYTAECGECKFCKSNKTNLCSSVRATQGKGLMPDGTSRFSYNGEPIYHYMGCSTFSEYTVLPEVSLAKIPKEAPLEKVCLLGCGVTTGIGAVLNTAKVTEGSTVAIFGLGGIGLAAIIGAKMAKAARIIGIDINPAKEAVARELGLTDFVNPKEHSKPIQEVIVEMTDGGVDYSFECIGNVQLMRAALECCHKGWGESTIIGVAPAGAEISTRPFQLVTGRVWRGSAFGGVKGRTELPGYVQKAQSGEIPLDTFITHNLPLDQINEAFELMHEGKSIRTVIHF, from the coding sequence ATGATCAAGTCCCGCGCCGCCGTCGCCTTCGCCCCGAACGAGCCCCTGAAAATCGTCGAAGTGGATGTGGCGCCGCCCAAGGCCGGTGAAGTGCTGGTGCGCATCGTCGCGACCGGCGTCTGCCACACCGACGCCTACACCCTGTCCGGCCAGGACAGCGAGGGCGTGTTCCCCTGCATTCTCGGTCATGAAGGGGGCGGTATCGTCGAGGCGGTGGGCGAGGGCGTCACCTCGCTGGCGGTCGGCGATCACGTGATTCCGCTGTACACCGCCGAATGCGGCGAGTGCAAATTCTGCAAATCCAACAAGACCAACCTGTGCAGCTCCGTGCGTGCCACCCAGGGCAAGGGCCTGATGCCCGACGGCACCAGTCGCTTCTCCTACAACGGCGAGCCGATCTACCACTACATGGGCTGCTCGACCTTCTCCGAGTACACCGTGCTGCCGGAAGTCTCCCTGGCCAAGATTCCCAAGGAGGCGCCGCTGGAGAAGGTTTGCCTGCTCGGCTGCGGCGTGACCACCGGCATTGGCGCCGTGCTCAATACCGCCAAGGTCACCGAAGGCTCCACCGTGGCCATCTTCGGTCTGGGCGGCATCGGCCTGGCGGCCATCATCGGCGCCAAGATGGCCAAGGCTGCGCGCATCATCGGCATCGACATCAACCCGGCCAAGGAAGCCGTGGCGCGTGAGCTGGGGCTGACCGACTTCGTCAACCCGAAGGAGCACAGCAAGCCGATCCAGGAAGTCATCGTCGAGATGACCGACGGTGGCGTCGACTACAGCTTCGAGTGCATCGGCAACGTGCAGCTGATGCGCGCCGCGCTGGAGTGCTGCCACAAGGGCTGGGGCGAGTCGACCATCATCGGCGTGGCGCCGGCCGGTGCCGAGATCAGCACCCGCCCGTTCCAGCTGGTCACCGGTCGCGTCTGGCGCGGCAGCGCCTTCGGTGGTGTGAAGGGCCGTACCGAACTGCCGGGTTATGTGCAAAAGGCGCAGAGCGGCGAGATTCCGCTGGATACCTTCATCACCCACAACCTGCCGCTGGATCAGATCAACGAAGCGTTCGAGCTGATGCACGAAGGCAAGAGCATTCGTACCGTCATTCATTTCTGA
- the fghA gene encoding S-formylglutathione hydrolase: MTLEIVSSNKSFGGWHKRYRHRSSSLNCDMVFAVYLPPQAEQGAKLPVLYWLSGLTCTDENFMQKAGAQRMAAELGLIIVAPDTSPRGEGVADDANGAYDFGLGAGFYVNATQEPFARHYRMYDYVVQELPALIEANFPVSDKRGIAGHSMGGHGALICALKNPGRYRSVSAFAPISNPMNCPWGEKAFSLYLGEERSRWREWDASVLIAEASEKLPILVDQGDRDDFLEGQLKPQALQAAAKAAGHPLTLRMQPGYDHSYYFIASFIDEHLRHHAEALA; encoded by the coding sequence ATGACCCTCGAAATCGTTTCCAGCAACAAGAGCTTCGGCGGCTGGCACAAGCGCTACCGCCATCGCTCCAGCAGCCTCAACTGCGACATGGTGTTCGCCGTCTACCTGCCGCCGCAGGCCGAGCAGGGCGCCAAGCTGCCGGTGCTGTACTGGCTGAGCGGGCTGACCTGCACCGACGAGAACTTCATGCAGAAAGCCGGCGCCCAGCGCATGGCCGCCGAACTCGGGCTGATCATCGTCGCGCCGGATACCAGCCCGCGCGGCGAAGGGGTGGCCGACGACGCCAACGGCGCCTATGACTTCGGCCTCGGCGCGGGTTTCTACGTCAACGCCACCCAGGAGCCTTTCGCGCGCCACTACCGCATGTACGACTACGTGGTGCAGGAGTTGCCGGCGCTGATCGAGGCCAATTTCCCGGTCTCAGACAAGCGCGGCATCGCCGGCCACTCCATGGGCGGGCACGGTGCGCTGATCTGTGCGCTGAAGAATCCGGGGCGCTATCGCTCGGTATCGGCTTTTGCCCCCATCAGCAACCCGATGAACTGCCCCTGGGGCGAGAAGGCCTTTTCGCTGTACCTGGGCGAGGAGCGTTCGCGCTGGCGCGAGTGGGATGCCAGCGTGCTGATCGCCGAAGCCAGCGAGAAACTGCCGATCCTGGTCGATCAGGGCGATCGCGACGACTTCCTCGAAGGCCAGCTCAAACCCCAGGCATTGCAGGCTGCCGCCAAGGCCGCCGGTCATCCGCTGACGCTGCGCATGCAGCCGGGCTATGACCACAGCTACTACTTCATCGCCAGCTTTATCGACGAGCACCTGCGTCATCATGCCGAAGCGCTGGCGTAG
- the ispF gene encoding 2-C-methyl-D-erythritol 2,4-cyclodiphosphate synthase, translated as MRIGHGYDVHRFGEGDFITLGGVRIPHKFGLVAHSDGDVLLHALSDALLGAVALGDIGKHFPDTDPTFKGADSRALLRHVMSLVRGKGYAVGNVDATIIAQAPKMAPHIQSMRERIAEDLGVELDQVNVKATTTEKLGFTGREEGIAVHAVALLVKA; from the coding sequence ATGCGTATCGGTCATGGCTATGACGTACACCGCTTCGGCGAAGGCGATTTCATCACCCTCGGCGGCGTACGGATTCCCCATAAATTCGGTCTTGTCGCTCATTCCGACGGCGACGTGCTGCTGCACGCGCTGAGCGATGCCCTGCTCGGTGCGGTGGCGCTGGGCGATATCGGCAAGCACTTCCCCGATACCGATCCGACCTTCAAGGGCGCCGACAGCCGCGCCCTGCTGCGCCATGTGATGAGCCTGGTGCGGGGCAAGGGCTACGCCGTGGGCAATGTCGACGCCACCATCATCGCCCAGGCGCCGAAGATGGCGCCGCATATCCAGAGCATGCGCGAGCGCATTGCCGAAGACCTCGGCGTCGAGCTGGATCAGGTCAACGTCAAGGCTACGACCACCGAGAAGCTCGGCTTCACCGGGCGCGAGGAAGGTATTGCGGTGCACGCCGTAGCCTTGCTGGTCAAGGCATGA
- the truD gene encoding tRNA pseudouridine(13) synthase TruD yields MNELQLLGPRAHGEACGRAVLKASAEDFQVDEVLDIPLTGQGEHLWLWVEKRGLNTEEAARRIARAAGLPLKAVSYAGLKDRQALTRQWFSLHLPGKADPDLAAAQDDDLAILRSQRHNRKLQRGAHSANGFTLRLTALEADRDALEQRLQRVAEQGVPNYFGLQRFGFDGGNVVQARDFAARQELPVQRNLRSRLLSAARSHLFNQVLARRVAAGTWNQAQIGDLLAFTGSRSFFLAGEAECGDPRLAILDLHPTGPLWGDGPLPTGGATQMLEQSVADEAGQLVDWLVKADMAHERRILRLPIGGLSWHYPEPDILQLAFVLPAGCFATVVVRELLDLVPAGQTDTPCEF; encoded by the coding sequence ATGAACGAGCTGCAGCTGCTGGGGCCGCGGGCCCATGGCGAAGCCTGCGGGCGCGCCGTGCTCAAGGCCAGTGCCGAGGATTTTCAGGTCGACGAGGTGCTGGACATTCCGCTCACGGGGCAGGGCGAACACCTGTGGCTGTGGGTGGAAAAACGCGGTCTGAACACCGAGGAGGCGGCGCGGCGCATCGCCCGCGCCGCCGGCCTGCCGCTCAAGGCGGTCAGCTACGCCGGGCTCAAGGATCGACAGGCGCTGACCCGGCAGTGGTTCAGCCTGCACCTGCCGGGCAAGGCCGATCCCGACCTGGCCGCTGCACAGGACGATGACCTGGCCATCCTGCGCAGCCAGCGGCACAACCGCAAGCTGCAGCGCGGCGCCCATTCGGCCAATGGTTTCACCCTGCGCCTGACAGCCCTCGAAGCGGATCGCGATGCCCTGGAGCAGCGCCTGCAGCGCGTCGCGGAGCAGGGCGTGCCCAACTACTTCGGCCTGCAGCGCTTCGGCTTCGACGGTGGCAACGTCGTGCAGGCTAGAGACTTCGCCGCCCGCCAGGAGCTGCCGGTGCAGCGCAACCTGCGTTCGCGCCTGCTCTCCGCGGCGCGCAGTCACCTGTTCAATCAGGTACTGGCCCGTCGCGTCGCCGCAGGCACCTGGAACCAGGCGCAGATCGGCGATCTGCTGGCCTTTACCGGCAGCCGCAGTTTCTTCCTGGCCGGCGAGGCCGAATGCGGCGATCCGCGCCTGGCCATTCTCGACCTGCATCCGACCGGGCCGCTGTGGGGCGACGGGCCGCTGCCGACCGGCGGCGCTACGCAGATGCTGGAGCAGAGCGTGGCCGACGAGGCCGGGCAATTGGTGGACTGGCTGGTCAAGGCGGACATGGCGCACGAACGGCGCATTCTGCGCCTCCCCATCGGCGGCCTGTCATGGCATTATCCGGAACCCGATATTCTGCAACTTGCATTCGTCCTGCCGGCCGGATGTTTCGCCACCGTGGTGGTGCGCGAACTTCTCGATCTGGTGCCAGCAGGGCAGACGGATACTCCATGCGAATTCTGA
- the surE gene encoding 5'/3'-nucleotidase SurE has product MRILISNDDGVNAPGIAALHQALADYAECVVIAPAEDRSGASSALTLDRPLHPMALSNGYISLNGTPTDCVHLGLNGLLEQTPDMVVSGINLGANLGDDVLYSGTVAAALEGRFLARPAFAFSLLSRLPDNLPTAAYFARKLVEAHERLELPPRTVLNVNVPNLPLEHIRGVQLTRLGHRARAAAPVKVVNPRGKEGYWIAAAGDVEDGSQGTDFHAVMQGYVSITPLRLDRTFNEALETMDGWLEGIF; this is encoded by the coding sequence ATGCGAATTCTGATTTCCAACGACGACGGGGTGAACGCACCCGGCATCGCCGCGTTGCACCAGGCGCTGGCCGATTATGCCGAGTGCGTGGTGATTGCCCCTGCCGAAGACAGGAGCGGTGCCAGCAGTGCGCTGACCCTCGACCGTCCGCTGCACCCCATGGCCCTGAGCAATGGTTACATCAGCCTCAATGGCACGCCGACCGATTGCGTGCACCTGGGGCTCAACGGCCTGCTCGAACAGACCCCGGACATGGTCGTCTCCGGCATCAACCTGGGCGCCAACCTGGGTGATGACGTGCTCTATTCCGGCACCGTCGCCGCCGCGCTGGAAGGCCGCTTCCTGGCCAGGCCGGCGTTCGCCTTTTCGCTGCTCTCGCGTCTTCCCGACAATCTGCCCACCGCCGCCTATTTCGCTCGCAAGCTGGTCGAAGCGCACGAGCGCCTCGAACTGCCGCCGCGTACCGTGCTCAATGTCAACGTGCCGAATCTGCCGCTGGAGCATATCCGTGGCGTGCAACTGACCCGCCTGGGCCATCGCGCACGCGCGGCGGCGCCGGTCAAGGTGGTCAACCCGCGCGGCAAGGAAGGCTACTGGATCGCCGCCGCCGGCGATGTCGAGGACGGCAGCCAGGGCACCGATTTCCATGCCGTGATGCAGGGTTATGTATCGATCACGCCGTTACGGCTCGATCGCACCTTCAATGAGGCTCTCGAAACTATGGATGGCTGGTTGGAGGGCATCTTCTGA
- a CDS encoding protein-L-isoaspartate(D-aspartate) O-methyltransferase, with translation MMRGQDDMQRRGIGMTSQRTRERLIQRLYEEGLSNARVLEVIRRTPRHLFVDEALAHRAYEDTALPIGHNQTISQPYMVGRMTELLLAAGPLDKVLEIGTGSGYQTAVLAQLVERVFSVERIQVLQDRAKERLAELSLRNVVFRWGDGWEGWNALGPYNGIIVTAAAAQVPQALLDQLAPGGRLVIPVGAGDVQQLLLIVREEHGFSRHVLDAVRFVPLLNGPLA, from the coding sequence CTGATGCGTGGCCAGGACGATATGCAGCGCCGCGGGATCGGCATGACCTCGCAGCGCACCCGTGAGCGATTGATTCAGCGTCTTTACGAAGAGGGGCTGTCCAACGCGCGGGTGCTCGAGGTGATTCGGCGCACGCCGCGCCATCTGTTCGTCGACGAGGCGCTGGCGCACCGTGCCTATGAGGACACGGCGCTGCCCATCGGGCACAACCAGACCATTTCCCAGCCTTATATGGTCGGCCGCATGACCGAGCTGCTGCTGGCTGCCGGCCCGCTGGACAAGGTACTGGAGATCGGCACCGGTTCCGGCTACCAGACCGCCGTGCTGGCGCAACTGGTGGAGCGGGTGTTCTCGGTCGAGCGGATCCAGGTGCTGCAGGACCGCGCCAAGGAGCGTCTGGCCGAACTCAGCCTGCGCAACGTGGTCTTTCGCTGGGGTGATGGCTGGGAAGGTTGGAATGCGCTGGGGCCATACAACGGCATCATCGTCACCGCGGCGGCGGCGCAGGTTCCGCAGGCGCTGCTCGACCAACTGGCGCCCGGTGGCCGTCTGGTCATCCCGGTCGGCGCGGGAGATGTGCAGCAACTGCTGCTGATCGTGCGCGAAGAGCATGGTTTTTCTCGCCATGTGCTGGATGCGGTGCGTTTCGTCCCCTTACTCAACGGGCCGCTGGCCTGA
- a CDS encoding DUF368 domain-containing protein, protein MKKHFLLYAKGMAMGAADVVPGVSGGTIAFISGIYDELLRSIASIPEALVLLLRGKLKDAWQMANATFLLVLFGGILTSIVTLARVITYLLEHHPVPVWSFFFGLILVSCYLVGREIRRWNWSRALSFLLGMAFAYWITVAAPVQWGSDLPTLFLAGAIAICAMILPGVSGSFILLLLGLYSVVLGAVKELDFAVLGVFAAGCLVGLLSFARLLSWLLARWRDLSLAFLTGLMLGSLNKVWPWKETLSWRIDSKGAQVPLLQNNLLPGHFAEVSGQDPQLLLAVLLAAGGIALVLGLEWLAGRQPADDGRAR, encoded by the coding sequence ATGAAGAAACACTTCCTGCTCTATGCCAAGGGTATGGCCATGGGCGCTGCCGATGTGGTGCCGGGCGTGTCCGGTGGCACCATCGCCTTCATCAGCGGCATCTACGACGAGCTGTTGCGTTCCATCGCCAGTATTCCCGAGGCGCTCGTGCTGCTGTTGCGCGGGAAGCTCAAGGACGCCTGGCAGATGGCCAATGCGACCTTCCTTCTGGTGCTTTTCGGCGGCATCCTGACCAGCATCGTGACCCTGGCGCGGGTGATCACCTATCTGCTGGAGCATCATCCGGTTCCGGTCTGGTCGTTCTTCTTCGGTTTGATCCTGGTGTCCTGTTATTTGGTCGGCCGTGAAATCAGGCGCTGGAACTGGAGCCGGGCGCTGAGTTTTCTGCTCGGCATGGCCTTCGCCTACTGGATTACCGTGGCCGCGCCGGTACAGTGGGGCAGCGATCTGCCGACGCTGTTCCTCGCGGGCGCCATCGCCATCTGCGCCATGATCCTGCCGGGGGTTTCCGGCAGTTTCATCCTGCTGCTGCTCGGGCTCTATTCGGTCGTGCTGGGCGCGGTGAAGGAGCTCGACTTTGCCGTGCTGGGGGTGTTTGCCGCTGGCTGTCTGGTCGGGCTTCTGAGTTTTGCGCGTTTGCTCAGCTGGCTGCTGGCACGCTGGCGCGACCTCAGCCTGGCGTTTCTCACCGGGCTGATGCTGGGTTCTCTGAACAAGGTATGGCCCTGGAAGGAGACCCTGAGCTGGCGCATTGACAGCAAGGGTGCGCAGGTACCGCTGCTGCAGAACAATCTGCTGCCCGGGCATTTCGCCGAGGTCAGCGGTCAGGACCCGCAGCTGCTGCTGGCCGTGCTGCTGGCGGCAGGCGGCATCGCACTGGTGCTGGGTTTGGAATGGCTGGCCGGGCGCCAGCCGGCCGATGATGGTCGTGCCAGATAA